The DNA region ACAGCATGTGCCATCCACTCCCACCTGTACCTGCAATAGGTGCATCAAATCTCTGCATCGCACACCAATTCTTACAATGCATGTTAAACAGAGGTGTGCAGTCTGGGGCAGAAATTAAAATGATatattatttcataaataaaaagctACTCTGAAATGTATGTGGAATCAGTTACTTGTTTTGTATGCAACTCTATCCATAAAATGAGTAGTTAGATTTTGCGGCGCTGAACATAAAGTTCCTACTTACTTAACGTATCACAGCTCCTTTCCTCTGCTGGGGCCAGCAGTAATTGCATCGCAAGCCCTGAGCTCTAGCTGGGTGTTACTATTGGGTTACAACTTTGAGTGACAGTGtgatcagccaatcaaattttgatgtgttattgacagaatGCCCTTAGGGTGTTGCTATTCAAACAAGCGGAGGTGATTGACCCATGGGCAGGTGCAACGTGATGACGCATTGTAAGCCAGatatcttactactataattggagaGCTGTCTGTATGTACGTATGTCTGTCTTGCTTTGCAAACCtccctgttgctccaattgtatttcatacctctcagaggactCCTTGAGTATACTGGTTTCCAACTGGAATCatgataaaatcataaatatgtttaGATTTGGTATAAAACTCCAAATTGCAGTTTTTCTGCTTCAGTTGGCTCCCTATTAGGTCCCCATCCACCAATACAGCTGGCGTGCTGACGTACAGTGAGCGTATTGCATTACTTCCTCTTTGTGCCGttgcagtttttatgtttttctgagCGCCGATCAAGCTACAGTTGctttttttactctttgttCTTCTAATCACTACTGCTTTACAGCTGTTGTGCGTTTATGCGCAGACATACAGTAGTTAACAATGCTTTTCTCTTAGACTCCCTTTAGACTCCCCTTAGCTCTGGAGGACAGGGTAATTCTTTTGGAAACACGGCTCCACACCATTGAATCCAAACCTTTATTCTCAGCTCTGGCTAGCCAGCCCCCTGTAGCTAGGGACAGCATCATCCAGCCCACCTGCTGATGCTGGCTATGTGAAACATTTGGGATTTTATTTTCCACTCACTAGGCACCAAAGAGGGTTCTTTGTTCAATTTTGTCTACTAAGAGTGcactttttcaattttcctTCTGTCTTCTGTTTCtagaaaatgtctacatacatTGAGCACGATCCCTACAGTTTACGAAAAAGCCATTTTTACCTCAGTTGAACTGCCTCCTAGAATCTAGGGCTGTCTaaccagatgaagggagacaagagtcttgaggagacttgttctgagctaagaggctagctgaaaCCCTTTCACATGTAAAAGAAATTCACATGCATTGAATTAAAACGGTGATATtctatcaaccaaataaacctctTGTGGGGCAAGCGACTGAGAAACTATGTGAAAttcacaaacaagcctgttctatgaaacagctctttaatgttagCTAGTGTAGCTAGCTCATgattgagtgccagtttcctttcctccatccttgcttagcatagtcataaacagctcaaaataaTGGCCCTTTCGTTAGCATTTCTCTTTGCAGAAATCACCACTTgtcccccatctggagttcttcaCTGCTGCGTGATgccatctgcaaagaacctacggcaaaaataaaatgacatgaCACAAAATAGGAAAGATATCATCAGCATCGGTTCACTTTGTGAGtctctttttgtttaaatgtttttcatttctgccttgtgtgcatttgtgtctAATGTTCCTGTGTGCTCTCCTCTGTTCAAGGTTGACTGATGGGGACTTTCTGGCTGCAGCTTACCCACATCTGAGCTAGTCCTGATGCTGGAACGGAAATGCATCCTGGGAAATAGAGAGATTAAGATCAGCTAAACACAACGATGGTCTTTGTCCATGTGGCAGCTGGCACAGTGAGTGGGCCTGAGAGCTCAGACATCAGATAACTGCTTAAAAATAAGATgttgaataaaatatttctggatatacacaaatgaaaaaaactaaacccTAGACACAGTTTGGAGCAGGCTAGTAGGACTTCTACTGTTCTGTAAATCAAATCTTGTCCAGGATCAGCAGTCCTGATCTGAGTAGTGTTATTTTAGGTTTAAAAACTGCAGTAACCTTCatagttttgacacttttttggcCTTGACTTGAAACATGCACTGCAGACTGGTAGATAAAATCTCCTTTGACCTGAAATCAGCAGgtttctcttcctctgtgtCCCTGAAGCTCCAGGAAACAGCCACAGCTTTCTAGGAAGACATTTTGATCCAGAAATGAATACGAGGTGTTGTTGAAACGGTAAAGCCCAGATTCTTCAGGCTATTTGGGCACTCTTAGGGCTGATATATAAAAGGCAGCCACTAAAGTGCAGCTACACATctgcaaaaactaaaaacaagtGTAATGTGATATAGAATGCAAATGGACTAGTCTGTAACTTGTGGTTTGCAGGgttttggcattttttaaacattaatctAAAGCAGATTTTACAAGATCCATGCTTTACCAAACGAAACACACACAGCCAACATCATGTTTTATCTCCAGTTAATTTTATTTGTGAGTCCCCTATGCTCTTTCCTGGCCAGCCAGGGTCCATTCATAGAAATCTTTTAGCAAAAGCTCAGAAATATCATAAAATAAAGCAATATGTTACatacaaaatatttacaaacgTATGAATAATCTGGAATGATGATGGAGTTTGtcctttatgaaaaataaaagcttgggTGATAAATAGATGTTAAGCTTGCAGAATCCACTCATTGCATTCGTTAATGATGAAGCATTCAACAGCATTTTGTTCAACATTATTTACAACATCTTTATGTACACATTTACAGTTATTCACTGCCTGCATTGTTGGCATATAGATTACCATTGTAAACAGCAAAATGACACAGTCTGAAGCCAAAGAGTGGCCAGAGGCAGGGTCAGATGATTAAATATCCAATAGACAAACTTGGTTTTGATGTTTAAGATGGAATAGTTGTGTGCACgtcatggtggcagcagcaaggaggtggtggagtcatgttttgggcagGAAGTGAACTCCTATCTGCCCATTTcctgccatggtataaaaagaagaactgtgccttccagagtaaaatcattttcatgcaaaacaacacaccatcccatgctgcaaaatcccactgaggccttggctgctatgggcataagtGGAGAAAAAATCATGTTGTGGCCACCATCATcacctgacctcaaccctactgagaacctttggagcgtTCTTAAAAGGAGGCTCTGTGAGGGTGGACGGCAGTTTAgctcaaaacagcagctcttggAGGCAAATCTGACATCGTCAAAGAAAATACAGGCAGAAATTATACATGGACGTACAAGTTCACTGGATGAGGGAGTTGTTAAGATGATATCAAAGAAAGAATCCCATGTTAAGGTGGAACTTgatctgtaaagatgtttttgaatgaaatcgctttgatttgagaaaaattaCCTCCTAATGCAAAATATTACcacagatttctgttttcagcCCTTTAGAAACTATTGAGTGTTttcaaactctgttttgcattaGAATTTGTAACACTgcattttaagttgttttgcaaaaaaaagtaatgcCATTGTCATCATTGGTAATTTTGCTGAATTAAATCCAAACTACAATATAATTGTTGAGGAATGAAAAATCCCATTGACTGTTtaggaaaaatgaaaagaaacagtACATGCATAATAATTGGAagcatctgttgcagacctctacaatggggcgatCTCGACCGTGGGGCTGAGAGCGATGTactaacccttgttgggtttttccttagtttgtggtgtattattttttaattttatccccctcCCCCTTACTCTAACCTTACCCTTTTGGGtttgggtgcctaaccctaaccctatttgggttttcttccatttttggtgtgtcaaatgtaaatttaaccccTCAGTAATATACATCATTCAGTACATCATTCTGGTTCAGGCTTGGGTAACGTACGTCACATCCTGTCCTACGGTTGAggtcgccccattgtagaggtttGCAGCCAGATCCTATTGTAATAATTTAGAACACAGTGTATAAAAACCAGGACTGACTGCATTAGAAGTGATCTATAGACAGCAATTTCTTAAAATTGACTTGAGGTTTTACTCTTGTGTCATTTGGTCCTACATGAAGAGTTGTATTCAAACTAAGTTTATTGGTTTGTAAACAGTTTTAAGTATTGAAACGCTTGGTGTCATTCTATTATGTCAGCTTAAGATGTGTGGATGTCTAAAGTAAATATTAGGGTCAGCTCTGGATGTTTAGAAAAGATGTAAGGCTAAGTACATCCAGGAGCGTCATTCACCAAACATCTCGACAGACTCCTACTTAAATGACCAGACTTATAAGCTTTGTGAAGTCATGCTATACTTAAAGTCTTTTTTCAGGtctaaaggtttttttttttaaatggagcaATAAATGGTATTACAGGTTGTAGGATGATAATGAGTGGGTTTGTTAGATGTGAGGTCATTATGTGTAACAGTTGTGTGTCCTTGTCTCAGATGACTGCAAACACTCTGAAGGCTTTTCCAGCTGTCGGGTTCAGTAGGCTGGAAAAGAAAGATCAGATTATATTATTAACACAGAATTATCAGTGGAAACGCTTCACCACACTCAAGGTATTAGCTGACATGAAAAATCCAACAAGTTGAACCTTGTTATTACAAAAATTGAACCATAAAGTACATGTATACATTATTTGTTACTTTTGATAGTAGAACTGAAGATTAGAGCAATGCAAAAGGTGAAATAAAGTCTAAGATTAGAAAAACTAATCATTGAAAAATGAATCACTAGTCACTGAAAATAACACTTAAATAACAGTCATTAGAACTTTATTCTCTTGCTATAAACTCAGGTTTGATATTTACCTTTTCATCTAAAAGGCTGGCTGCAATCTATGGTGGTGGAACCAAAATACCAGTCTAAAGTGCTGAGACACACTGTCATGACCCCATCCCACTGAAAACTGGTCCCTTTTAATAGGGACCAATCTATGGCTCAGAACATGCTGGAGTACATTACACAGACCAAGCTGGCAGGGGTTGGCCCACTgttacagcttttctcccttattagaCCACAATCCTAACCCTGCATGCCAATAGACCGGACAGATTCCATGTCATCAGGCAGACCCATCTTGCAACGCTTCAAcctgaaatgtttgtgcctTGTCTGAGAATGAATGAACCAATTaacatcatttgaggagaatgaagcAGTAGCTATTGTCGCTGTTTACTTGTAATGCAAGCCAGAAAACAATGGTGACCAATGATGAGCAACCCCTTGTAAATAGAAACAGAAGACAATTGTGGTCACATCTCATACACTCATGCTTAATTCACAATACAACAtaagggacagggcaacaaaaggccaAAAGAGTtagttgtaaaaaatgaaatacagcTAAGGAACATTTTGCACCTAATTAGGTTAATGGCAacacctctgacctctgacatcaacaaggcattttcatccacaAAACTGCTGCACTCTAAATATTTTCCTCATACCAATGACCATaccacattcaaagtcacttaaatctccattcttccccattctgatgctcggtttgaacttcagcaagttgtCCTGACCAcgcctacatgcctaaatgcattgagttgctgcgatgtgattggctgattatttGTGCTAACAAGCAATTAAACAGGTgaacctaataaagtggccaatCACTGTACAAAGTTTGAAATacagttatttattttcttgtctgtaGATTTTTCCACCATACCTCTCTGCAGTGATACCATTCTGGTAGCTGCCGATGTACTGCCTCCTTCTGTCCACAGGCATCACATCGAGATACCCTCCTGCCTCAGTCTGAATTACTCCAGCATGAATGGCTGCTCGACAGATACTGGATTTctgttggaaaagaaaatataaacaaaaccagtaataatacaaattaaaacagGTCCAATGAAAAAAGTGAGTCCATGCCAAAAGGACTTTTAGATATGTACTGGCAAGGACACAATGTAAGTGACAACATTATTTAAGGATTATTCTTACTGCATGTTAAAGTCTAAGTTTTAAAGTAGAGTCTCACTGACGACTTACTTTCTGCTTTACATTCTGCAGTAACAACAAAGAAActaaagacaaggatggaagtCTGTTGCAGCCACTTGTGAATATATGAATAAGGTTCAGTTTTACATTACAACATGATAACTCTATTAACACACACTTCAGGGTGAGTGGTGGAAAACTAATTAGAATCAAATCCTTTAAAGGAGTCATAATCTTCAATATGTTCATCTACACATTTCCCTTTGTCAAAATGAGTTTCATGTTAAAACAATATTAGTTGTTAtattattttgtgatttttatgccTTGTCAATTCAAGTGACCATGTTATAACCGCTCATATTATCGTGTGGTCAGTTTCATAAGAATATACTTATAAGGTTATACGAGGAAAATACAACATGTTACAACAATttataaatatcacatttaaacataataCTGATCCTTATGTGGACGAGGAAACACTGATAGTACAAAACAAGAACTCACATCTGAGTAATATTTTGTCCCAATGACTCGAGCTCTGCTGTTGCGTAAACAGTTCCTGGGACAATAGAGTCTGAAAAAAGAGCACATTTCTTAAAGCTACAGTGTAACATTATTctgttaaaatttcaaaaaaggtTATAGGTTATCTTAGCATTTTACTAACAGCATTAAAGTGAAATTTTCCTTTGAAGATCAAGCTATCTGGTGTACAAGACACACTCCCAATGCCCGTACTTCATTGAGAGAGTGGGCTGCATCTGATATACTGGTGTGAAACCATCATGCAGGAAACCTTTTTTGCAAAGTTAGCTGCTTTCTTAAAGGTGGTGTAGTTTGAAAAGTTTCAAGTGATCAGGTAAAAAGTTCTAGGATTTGAATCCCTTCAAAGTCAAAGCTGTCTGAGCAAATTATATTTCACAGAATGAAGCAGTGCGTATTGAGTATTGAAACCCAGTACCAGCGTGGCACCAGCGCCAACACATCCAATACCAGAGTCAAAACATGGATCTTAATGCCTCTTTTTGGTGCCATAACACCCTAAAGTGACCCTCTGCCACTCCGAATGAAAGGCACAGAACACCACCTGGAATAAACATAATTTATGTTGGCCTGTACTCTTTTTATTTCACCTGAGCATGAatgttttttatgcattttgttGCAGAGTATCTACTCCGCTCCCATGcccctttattttatttactttgagTTCTCTCTAGGCAGCGCCAGGATATACACTTTGGCTGAGTCTTTATGTAAAGAAGTCACAACTGTTTATTCATCTTATCTCATGTCCAACTggcatcttttaaaaatatttctacaaATTATTTCGGCTTACAGTAccaagacagcttttattcattttcatctttaaagttttaattgGCTTACCTGAGTGGGCGACAGGATGCCGCAATTATAGTGCAAAAACATTATGATACACTTTTGTGATGATCTGGATGGATCATTATTGGTTTGTACTGATGGCAGAGGGAGGGGAAAACTTTCGAGTGATGCCAGAACTTTAAGCACTACATCCTGACCTTTCTAAATTTGTTTCTTGGATTTGTCAGTCTCTCTATGAAATATTTCTAAAGGTATTAAAGCAGACAGAGACCTCTAAGCAGGAGCAGCATCATCTCTGTGGATAAGAGCGATGATTGAGGGATTAGAAtaatttttctgacttttacctGGGTCAAAGTTTAGTCCCTTTCTTTGTCTGTTGTTGGTAATGTTGTCCTCTCTGTCCCATCAACAGACCTCTGTTTGCTGCAGGCTGTCAATCATGCCTAatgtgtttattgtgtttttttgtgtgtatttgtgtgtttgtttatttgtttatagcaGGGGTGAATTTAGACTTTATGGTTGGGGGCCTGGGCTTGTAGTTGTGCGTAGGGATGAGGTGGGGGGTAAAGTTTGTTTGCTCACCAATAATTGTTAATTGTTATGATATTTATTATTAGGCATCAAATTTgcttttgaaaacaaacaaaaggtaaaacagtggttaaaaaaaagtagtgaCAATTATTAAGTGAAAGTTGCAACACATTTATAAGTCAGTAAAAAATAAGCCATTGGAAAATGGGTGTTTTATTAATCTAAGACTTAATATAGGCCTATTGTTACATTTGAAGTTAAAAGTTGCCTTTGCAGTTACAATAAAAGTGTTTGGTATTGTtgacaattatttttttcccttttgaaaGTACTGATCCAGGactgtttttatccatttagcaccagtattctAAAAAACCCAAACTATACCCAACCCTACTCCTGTCCCAGTATTTTTGAACAATGATGTGGGCACAAAAGTCAGAAAATGTGTATATTTCCGAAATATCATAAAGCTCATTactttgaacattaaatatcttgtctttgtgctgcagTGGATTGAACAGAGGTTAAAaagaatttggacttttttgtttttatcaatatttaaatatcccaacatttttgggGTTTATATTCTCGGGCGATAACAATAATCTtaataattttcatattttttctggaTAAAACTTTGACTCATTGTTTAAAGCCAACAGTGAGATGTTCTCCCTACCTGGGACAGTGTCGGACAGGTTTCTTGAAGGGGCAGAAAAGTGCCACAGTGGTATCACATGTCACCGCTTTAACtgggaggaaaaacaaacaatacaaaCAACATTCTTGAGTTTTTCTGTATGCAgataaaatatcacagcatcattattcaaaatgggggaaaatgaTATTTTCCATTACCGGGCACTGAATCCACTTTAAAGGAATTTGCACTCCTGTTTTTTCTgtgaaatcaaagaaaaaaagcatcagTGCTCACAAACAGATCAACACTAGACCATTATAATACTTTAATCTGTTGTGGAAATAGACCAAACACAGAGACTGTGTCATACCCGAGTGACTGAACACTATTCTTATATGACTTGGTGAATTGTTGTTTTCTGCCCAGTCTGGTCACATCCAGCCACCCTCCATCATTGTCAATAACACCAGAGTGTAAAGCAGCACCACATACACTGGATTGCTACAAGAAGAGACAAAAGAGACTTTACTCTGATATGAACATTGATACCACTTTACATTGAATCTAGGTGCTATCTATGATACAGTCATGATAAACTGTTCTTACCATGTCATAATATCCTGTCCCAACTACTTTTCCAGGCCTGTCCAGGCAGCCAGGTGGACACTCGTATCTATggacaaagacaaaacaaaaactaatcaAAGCTTTATCTGAATATTTGATTTCTTTATAAGCTTAATGTTAAAGCTATAATCTCATTtaatacagtggttctcaatgttttcagcctgcaacccccaaaataaaggtgcaagagaccggggacccccactgtacctgagggtggttgaacaaagccatgcacaatcaagaatagtcatgtgcagacaaggccgtccataagggggatacatgggagagctttctggggcccagtcaaactgggagcccctggaggtcagcaaaatcctgatTAACTGTAACCTTAAGACATCCATATTTTATAAGCagctcaaaaaaataaagggaacaCATAATCCTCACACTGTAACTTCAAGTCAGCCATTCTTCCTGGACATCAACCTGTCCAGAGAGGAAGCAACACTGATTGTGAATCAATTTCACCTGCTGTTGTGCAAGTGGGACAACTTTTGCATTATTCCAGCACCCTCACCACTGTGGGTAGCATGAGGTGGTATCTGCAACCCACAGAAGTTGCTCAGGTAGTGGAGCTCATCCAGGATGGTACATCCACGCATGGCATGGCAAGAAGGTTTGCTGTGTTTCCTAGCACACTGTCAAGAGCGTGGAGGAGATACCAGGAGGCAGGCCAGTACACCAGGAAACGTGAAGGGGGCTGTAGGAGGGAAACAACCCAGCAGCAGGACCGCTATCTGCTCCTTCGTGCAAGGAGGAACAGGAGAAGCACTGCAAGAGCCCTACAAAATGACCTCTAGCAGGCCACTAATGTGCATGTTTCTGCTCAAACTGTCAGAACAAGACTCCATGACTTCCACGAGTGGGGCCTGTGCTCACAGCCCAGCACCATGCAGCCCATTGGCAtttgccagagaacaccagagttGGCAGATTCACCACTGGTGCCCTGTGCTCTTCACAGATGAGAGCAGGTTCACACTGAGCACATGTGACAGATGCGAGAGGATtagcctgatgacagatgtgttgtctggccaatccatcttaTTTGCACGGTTACGGACCTGTAATTGTTTCTTAGAATTTAAAAGATGAAACATCTTCCTCTGTATTTACCTGTTACAGGTGGTTCCCTTACATTGATCCCTCAGTTTAGTCTCACACTCCACCTGTTGGCCTGAAAacacatgacatttaaagtaatAGAAATAATGTACACCATTCAGAAACACAGAATATCATAGGACCAGTTCTTACTCATCTGTTCTGTGCTGACGACCCGGTCTCTCTCCAGGTTGTCATTGTGGGAGGGATCTGGTGTCTGAGCTCGGGGTTCAGGCTCCCTGTCCCTCACAGCCTCTGGTTCAGGCTCGATGTAGTTGGTTTCCTCAGTTTCAGGAGCTGGACGCCTTTCAACACCCCCATCTACAAACATAATTATTACTGTCTTTAAATGGTCAAACGTGGTCTTATCATGTCTCTTGTTTGTTAAAATaatacaagataaaaacaagtatCTACATTGACgttaaactgttattttagtTCTTTTGAAGTTGGGTTTTAAAAGGTACTTGGCAAAGGCATTAACCTCCAGAGTTTCAGTGATTGTTGCCCCCTTAAGAACAACTAATTTGTTGTACTGGCTGggaaaaacaatgttggctcaattgtACACTTAATGGATTATTACTGAACCGTTTTATTTCACGCCCAGGAAGCtgctgtgtttggcactattttacaATGCAAGCAGTTATGTGCTCTCCCCCCTCAGCATATCTGTCAGCTGTTTGGCTCTGTCAGGGGGGGTATTTTCATGAGGACACAGAGGAACAGCTTCTTCAGATGGGGACTCAGTGGGAGGAGAAACTTTAGTGGAGGCTGGTTAACAGGAGAGATCCTgggttacctggtggtgtatgTGTGTAAACTGTAAGCCCATGCCCATGAACATGGAGAGCTACTGTTGTCACAAGTGGGAattaggctgaatcccaattctccccttaacccccaatcttaaccctcagtctcaaaatacTCGTTCCGGCGAAAGTTgagggctgtcccaattctccTGAGAGTTGAGTTAAGGGGtgagtttgagggctttatctccctcaATTTTTAGATGTTCCAGGAGCTCTcttggtattgagggttatcactcaaagaaagatggcggtGAATGCGGGGAAGAAATCGAGCTGCAAATGTcagtatttctttgttaatagagatctaTGTTATGAAAACCACTCCAATATCCTagtttaatattattttatggattatttgcctttttgtagcgtaacatttacttttatttttacgatCTAGAGTTCCCTGCCTAGGCTACAGTTAGAACAAGATGTTTACTTTATGAAAGCCATGTTTCAGGTTTtcaagtggaaaactgagctgaaatgacTGGTTATAGttcagtttgttgttttttgtctctgACGAGTTGTCCCTTGGTCTTCCATCTCTGTCTTAGTAGCAGCCAGATCCTGTCCCTGAAGCTTCTCCCACAGTAAGTCCATCTTGAGCTCGTACTCAGTCAGCAGCTCCAGTAAATACTTGTTTGAGTCAGGAGGAGACTCCACAACCGCTCTGTCCTCAGGTAGTTTGATGTGTTCAAGTTTTTCAGCGAGATTCTCCAAACAAACTCGGATGGTGACTTTGGTTTTGTCAGGCTTATTCAGTTGCTCTTTAGCAGCGTCACACCTACGCTGTGTAGGTGTAAATATCCTGGATCTGCTGCTTGCGTAGCTCCAGCTCTTGGTTGTTTCTGGACTGTTTCGCTTGTGCTTTTTCTTTCACATCCTCGGACTGTTGGATCAGGAGTTCCTTCTCCTCATTCAGTTGCTGCAGCATCTTCTCATTCTCCTTCTGATTCACCAGATGCTGCTGATTTTCCTCCATAGAGAGAAAGTGCTGTTTTAAATCCTGTATATTGGTAATACCAGTGGCCTTCTTGATTCTCTGAAAAGCTTCATTATAAATGACTGACTTTCTCTCCCTCATCTGCCATCATGATGCTACACTCAGCCTCTCTTCTCTACTCCTCTCTCTGcttattttttctctgaatcTCTTTACTGAGCTCTTCAACTTGGGCCTGGAGCTCCATTATCTGCTTCCTCTTGCTAGCTTTAATGGTCTTCAACTCCATGAGCTTCTCGTGGTAATAGTCAGAGACCAAGGAGCTGCAAACTAGCTGCTCCAAGGAGCTCCGTCCCAAACCCACCTTTGTAGCAAAGATTGTCCCTGCAGCCTCCGGCGTAGCTCGCTGGACAGGCAGAACAGGGGGCTCCATATTTGTATGGGGCATGACCCCACCAGTTACCCCTTTagagaaagcaaaaaaagatttttagaaaccataaacttatttatttaattttgagaTAATGTGTTACAACAGAACCCCAAAGGAAACCAGAACGAACTTTCCTTCATGCCAAATAGGGGAAAATGGCTGACATTTGGAGACAAACgggaaaaaatgaacatttgaaGCAAAGACTCCAGAATAAAAGCCTAATGTCATAGAATGCATGTTTGTTTGAAGGATAAAAGAAGTGGTTTTAATGCATTTCAAtgggccatttttgcccacCAGCACCCTCGGTGTTAGTAGAAACACAGGAGGACTTACGGTGGGGAGTAGTTGCAGACCAGATAGACAGCTTTGGTCCAGATCATTCCCCA from Cheilinus undulatus linkage group 13, ASM1832078v1, whole genome shotgun sequence includes:
- the LOC121520235 gene encoding cysteine-rich secretory protein LCCL domain-containing 1-like, whose amino-acid sequence is MKRSPLFTGLVREVSLFLCLTQTVLAMALPNSTRLESILDKYKDKDEEWWRARSRGRRAITEGDMHLILNLHNKLRGEVHPPASNMEYMVWDYELERSAEHWAHTCRWEHGPSHMLTQIGQNLGAHWGRDRPPTFHVQAWYDEVRYYSYPYSQECNPHCPFRCSGPVCTHYTQLVWATSNRIGCAINVCYNMNVWGMIWTKAVYLVCNYSPPGNWWGHAPYKYGAPCSACPASYAGGCRDNLCYKDGGVERRPAPETEETNYIEPEPEAVRDREPEPRAQTPDPSHNDNLERDRVVSTEQMSQQVECETKLRDQCKGTTCNRYECPPGCLDRPGKVVGTGYYDMQSSVCGAALHSGVIDNDGGWLDVTRLGRKQQFTKSYKNSVQSLGKNRSANSFKVDSVPVKAVTCDTTVALFCPFKKPVRHCPRLYCPRNCLRNSRARVIGTKYYSDKSSICRAAIHAGVIQTEAGGYLDVMPVDRRRQYIGSYQNGITAESLLNPTAGKAFRVFAVI